Genomic DNA from Candidatus Hydrogenedentota bacterium:
GCGCCAAGAATGAGCAGCCAGCATCCCGCCAGTTTCGCCGCCACGGATGCCTCCGGGGGAAGCGGAACGCGTCCAAAGCCGGTGCGGGCCAGGGCGTAGACCGCAAGGAAGAACAGGGTCATGGTCAGCGTGGCGGCGATGTTTTTTTCGCGCCGCAGGGGCGCGGAACGGGAGTCCATTTTTTCCAGAAACCGGAATGTCACACTGATTAGCACCGCCATCGCCGCCGCCCCGAACACCAGGTATTCCCATTCCCGGAGCGTGCGCGCAAGAAACTCATTCCACAGGGGCGTGTTCATGCCCGGTCTCCATGTTCCGTTTCCGGCGGCAACGGAGTTCTGCGGTGAACAGGGCCATACCCAGCAGGGACAACCAGTGATAGGCCGTCAGACCCGCCAGAATGCGGGGCTCCACGCGGACAAATTCGGAGAAGAAGCGGAAGACACAATAGGCAAGCATGTAGATGGGGAACCAACTACCGACATGCCGGCGGTTTCTTCGCCAGCCCAGGACCACCACGAAAGCCGCGAGGTGAAAAAGTATTTCCAGAACGGGCGCCGGAAAACCGCCAATTCCCCGGCAGCATCCGTTGAACAGGCAACCGACCCGGCCAACGGCCACGGCGATGCAGACGGGCAGCACATAGGCATCGCCTCCGCCCACCCACCGGATACCGGAGGACCATTTGGCCAGACGCACCGCCAAATACGCGCCCATCAGCCCGCCCAGCAAACTTTTTCCGGCGTAGGCCGGCAGGTTGTCCCATCCGTAACTGGCAATGACCGGAAGCTTCGCACCCAGTAACATTCCCAACGCCGCCGGGGCCAGCACGAAGCCCTTTCTGTCGGGGGACTGTTCCGCCGGGAACAGGCGAAAGACGGTGCCCGCAGCCGCAAGACCCAGCGCCATCATGAGCGCATAGGCGGGACTGGGCAGGAAAAGCTCCTCAGTCATGGAGCGCATGTTTTCGTCCCCGGTGAATGGTGTTGAAAGAGGAGAAGGGTATTTTGCACCCGTCCGGCTGCACAACATGGGTGCATTCACGGCAGGCGCGGTCCAGGTCGAAATTGAACGCGTCGAGAAAGCTGATGATTGTGACGTGGAAAAAACGCTCCTGCACAATCCGGGACCGTTCCGCCACGCCCAGGTTGAAAAGGTCGCCGGGCAGCCGGGCGGCGATTTCCTGGAGCAGGGCCGCGCCGCGGCAGGCGCACATTTCCGCCGCCAGTGTTTTGACATCCTCCAG
This window encodes:
- a CDS encoding prolipoprotein diacylglyceryl transferase → MRSMTEELFLPSPAYALMMALGLAAAGTVFRLFPAEQSPDRKGFVLAPAALGMLLGAKLPVIASYGWDNLPAYAGKSLLGGLMGAYLAVRLAKWSSGIRWVGGGDAYVLPVCIAVAVGRVGCLFNGCCRGIGGFPAPVLEILFHLAAFVVVLGWRRNRRHVGSWFPIYMLAYCVFRFFSEFVRVEPRILAGLTAYHWLSLLGMALFTAELRCRRKRNMETGHEHAPVE